From the genome of Vicia villosa cultivar HV-30 ecotype Madison, WI linkage group LG2, Vvil1.0, whole genome shotgun sequence, one region includes:
- the LOC131650410 gene encoding protein MAIN-LIKE 1-like, with amino-acid sequence MNEAPTGFSFGSRSRLARAISSGKDEVREDEEEVGVEEEEIPDVHLEHDKDDAEEEGYPGRPADTSVLIYYHDHVTRRVWEGDERVTIKSVNHAQKIFDLFKTWAQWFNDVVARSGLSRLCMTEYSTISHDMQGTFAERWHKETSSFHLTVGELTITLHDVACLLHLPIIGRLLGVRIRHSQ; translated from the exons ATGAATGAGGCGCCTACAGGTTTCTCATTTGGATCGAgaagtcggctggctcgggcgaTTTCCTCCGGTAAGGATGAGGTAcgtgaggatgaggaggaggtgggAGTTGAGGAGGAGGAGATACCGGATGTTCACCTTGAGCACGACAAGGATGATGCGGAGGAGGAGGGCTATCCGGGAAGGCCTGCAGACACATCTGTGTTAATTTACTATCATGACCATGTCACTCGACGAGTTTGGGAGGGCGAT GAACGGGTGACCATAAAATCCGTGAACCATGCGCAGaaaatatttgatctttttaagaCATGGGCTCAGTGGTTTAATGACGTTGTAGCTAGGAGCGGGCTTAGCCGGTTATGCATGACCGAATATAGtaccatcagccacgacatgcaggggacATTTGCTGaaaggtggcacaaggagacttCGTCTTTCCACCTTActgttggggagttgacgatcaccctaCATGACGTGGCCTgccttctccacctgccgatcataGGGAGGTTACTGGGTGTTCGCATTAGGCATAGTCAGTAG
- the LOC131652618 gene encoding disease resistance protein RUN1-like has product MPKQSYRYDVFISFRGCDTRNTFVDHLYAHLNRKGIFTFKDDAQLNKGHSISSQLKLAIQQSRISIIIFSKDYASSTWCLDEMATIADCHTQSKQIVFPVFYDVDPSHVRKHKGFYENAFVLHTQQQQSQNKVDCWKNAMTCLAGSAGWDVRNKPEFEEIEKIVQGVINSLGHKFSGFVDDLIGIQPRVEALERILKLRSGDCGFRVLGIRGMGGIGKTTLATVLYDRISYQFQASCFIENVSKIYKDGGCVAVQKQIICQTLREKNLETYSPSEISGIIRSRLHNIKVLVVLDDIDQIEQLQELHINPKLLCGGSRIIITTRDEHILKEYGADEVYEAQLMSDGEALDLLHRKAFKSDNSSSAFSELIPQVLKYAQCLPLAIRVIGSFLCTRNATQWRASLDGLRNNPLGNRVMKVLQISFEGLEAREKEIFLHIACFFKGEKVDYVRGILDACGLHPDIGIPLIVEKSLITIRSSEIHMHGMLQELGKQIVQGQHPYDPEFWNRLWLYRDFHRVAMTEMKAPTKAIVLDQKEDGFEFNQLKAEDLSKFGHLKLLILCQKNFSGEPVFLSNSLCYLSWNGYPFTSLPSNIQLHDLVELNMPGSQIKQLWEGNQRLPCLKRMDLSNSKNLTVTPNLEGIQNLERIDFTGCINLLHVHPSVGLLTELVFLSLQNCTRLTSLDFGSVSRVWSLRVLRLSGCIGLAKTPDFTGASNLEYLDMDQCRSLSKIHKSIGALAKLRFLSLRDCTKLSPNPNIFDNMTSLTSLDLRGCWRFSTLPLPNTTLNPPSPLESLIFLDLSFCNISVVPDSIGDLKSLERLNLQGNRFSTLPSTFKRLSNLAYLNLSHCHELRRLPKLSSKSGQSDSLGRYFKTTSGSRDHRSGLYVYDCPRITERLFSCDDPGIPFKWLKRLFKEPRHFRCGFDIVLPLHRKYVDSLGNPSIPQWFDHKFEEGSIIRINNSNMQVDWAGFAFCVAFQVDICHAVSGSKHRRFHSPLPIPFCLSFQSEHTEERFDMPLSLERNKVPGSNYIWAIYISREHCHFVKTGARIAFKADRGLILKKWGFRVLTKEGVERTPRTQLPLLSIENVDERINRFEPKIKLPYNWSVSTEDEVENDEVKGKETNLFNLGLLTGQPH; this is encoded by the exons ATGCCTAAACAAAGCTATAGATATGATGTGTTCATCAGTTTCAGAGGTTGTGACACACGCAACACCTTTGTTGATCATCTCTACGCTCATCTCAATAGAAAAGGTATTTTCACTTTCAAAGATGACGCACAGCTCAACAAAGGTCATTCTATTTCATCTCAACTTAAACTTGCAATTCAACAATCTCGAATTTCTATCATTATCTTCTCAAAAGATTATGCTTCATCAACATGGTGTTTGGATGAAATGGCTACTATTGCTGATTGCCATACCCAATCCAAACAAATTGTTTTCCCTGTTTTCTATGATGTTGATCCATCTCATGTACGAAAACACAAGGGGTTTTATGAGAATGCCTTTGTTTTacacacacaacaacaacaatcccaaAACAAGGTTGATTGTTGGAAGAATGCTATGACCTGTTTGGCTGGATCAGCTGGTTGGGATGTCAGGAATAA GCCTGAGTTTGAAGAGATTGAAAAAATTGTTCAAGGTGTAATAAATTCACTGGGTCATAAATTCTCCGGTTTTGTTGATGATCTTATTGGAATACAACCTCGTGTAGAAGCCTTAGAAAGGATTTTGAAGTTAAGGTCAGGAGATTGTGGTTTTCGTGTTTTAGGAATACGGGGGATGGGAGGGATAGGAAAGACAACTCTTGCGACTGTCTTGTATGACCGAATCTCATATCAGTTTCAAGCTTCTTGCTTTATTGAGAATGTTAGCAAAATTTATAAAGATGGTGGTTGTGTTGCTGTGCAGAAACAAATTATTTGTCAAACTTTAAGAGAAAAGAATCTAGAAACTTATAGTCCTTCTGAAATATCCGGGATTATAAGAAGTAGATTACACAACATAAAGGTCCTTGTAGTTCTTGACGATATTGATCAAATTGAGCAATTACAAGAATTGCATATAAATCCCAAATTGCTTTGCGGAGGAAGTAGAATAATCATAACCACTAGAGATGAGCATATTCTTAAAGAGTATGGGGCAGATGAAGTTTACGAGGCTCAATTGATGAGTGATGGTGAAGCTCTTGACCTTCTGCATAGAAAAGCCTTCAAAAGTGATAATTCAAGCAGTGCTTTTTCGGAGCTGATTCCTCAGGTACTAAAATATGCCCAATGTCTTCCATTAGCAATAAGAGTAATTGGTTCTTTCTTATGTACCCGAAATGCCACTCAGTGGAGAGCTTCCTTGGATGGATTGCGGAATAATCCATTGGGCAATAGAGTTATGAAAGTGCTTCAGATAAGTTTTGAGGGACTAGAGGCAAGAGAGAAAGAAATATTTCTGCATATTGCTTGTTTCTTTAAAGGAGAGAAGGTGGATTATGTGAGGGGAATTCTAGATGCTTGTGGATTGCACCCTGATATTGGAATTCCACTTATTGTTGAAAAATCGCTCATAACAATAAGAAGCTCGGAAATTCATATGCATGGAATGTTGCAAGAGTTGGGGAAGCAAATTGTTCAGGGACAACATCCCTACGACCCAGAGTTCTGGAATAGATTGTGGCTTTACCGTGATTTCCATCGCGTGGCAATGACAGAAATG AAAGCACCAACTAAAGCCATAGTTCTAGATCAAAAGGAAGATGGCTTCGAATTCAATCAGTTGAAGGCTGAAGATCTATCAAAATTCGGGCACCTGAAACTGCTTATATTGTGTCAAAAGAATTTTTCAGGGGAGCCTGTATTTCTTTCTAATTCCCTATGTTATCTTTCGTGGAATGGTTATCCTTTCACTTCTTTGCCGTCAAATATTCAGCTACATGACCTCGTTGAATTGAATATGCCTGGCAGCCAGATCAAACAGTTGTGGGAAGGCAATCAG CGTCTACCTTGTTTGAAAAGGATGGATCTGAGCAACTCCAAAAATCTCACGGTAACTCCAAATTTGGAAGGGATCCAAAATCTTGAGCGGATAGATTTTACAGGATGCATAAACCTGTTGCATGTGCATCCATCAGTTGGACTTCTTACGGAACTTGTATTCTTGAGTTTGCAGAACTGTACCCGTCTGACCAGCCTTGATTTCGGCAGTGTATCAAGAGTATGGTCTCTCAGAGTTCTGCGTCTCTCTGGCTGCATAGGATTGGCAAAGACTCCAGATTTCACGGGAGCTTCAAATCTTGAGTACCTTGATATGGATCAATGTAGAAGTTTATCTAAGATCCATAAATCTATCGGAGCTCTTGCAAAGCTTAGATTCTTAAGTTTGAGAGACTGCACAAAGTTGTCTCCAAATCCTAACATCTTTGATAATATGACATCTCTTACGTCTCTGGATCTACGTGGCTGCTGGAGGTTTTCAACTCTGCCCCTGCCAAACACCACCCTTAATCCCCCTTCTCCTCTGGAATCATTGATTTTCCTGGACTTAAGCTTTTGCAATATTTCGGTAGTACCTGATTCTATTGGAGACTTAAAGAGTTTAGAAAGACTAAATTTACAGGGAAATAGGTTTAGTACACTTCCTTCTACATTCAAGAGGCTTTCCAATCTAGCATATTTAAACTTGTCACACTGTCACGAACTTAGAAGATTGCCAAAGCTCTCATCCAAGAGTGGCCAATCAGATTCACTGGGAAGGTATTTTAAAACAACATCTGGATCGCGTGATCATAGGTCTGGATTATATGTTTATGACTGTCCCAGGATAACTGAACGGTTGTTCTCTTGTGACGATCCAGGCATTCCGTTTAAATGGCTAAAAAGACTATTTAAG GAGCCTCGTCATTTCCGATGTGGCTTTGACATTGTTCTTCCTTTGCATCGTAAATATGTTGATTCACTTGGAAACCCTTCGATTCCACAGTGGTTCGATCACAAGTTTGAGGAAGGTTCAATAATAAGGATAAATAACTCTAATATGCAAGTTGATTGGGCCGGCTTTGCCTTTTGTGTGGCATTTCAAGTAGATATCTGCCATGCAGTATCTGGTTCTAAACATCGCCGTTTTCATTCGCCACTGCCAATTCCTTTTTGTCTTTCTTTTCAAAGTGAACATACAGAAGAACGCTTTGATATGCCGCTTAGTTTGGAACGAAATAAGGTGCCTGGCTCAAATTATATTTGGGCAATCTATATCTCTCGTGAACACTGCCATTTTGTGAAAACAGGAGCAAGAATCGCATTTAAAGCTGACAGAGGTTTGATCTTGAAGAAATGGGGGTTCCGTGTGCTAACCAAGGAGGGCGTAGAAAGGACACCGAGAACACAACTTCCTTTGTTGTCCATTGAGAATGTAGATGAAAGAATCAACAGATTTGAGCCTAAAATCAAGCTTCCTTACAATTGGTCAGTTTCCACCGAAGATGAAGTTGAGAATGATGAAGTCAAAGGGAAAGAAACCAACCTCTTTAATCTAGGCCTTTTGACAGGCCAACCACACTGA